Proteins from a single region of Thermococcus sp. EP1:
- the dph5 gene encoding diphthine synthase, giving the protein MAIYFIGLGLYDEKDITLKGLEIAKKCELLFAEFYTSLLAGTTIEKIEQQIGKPIRVLNREDVELNFEKIVLKEAKEKNVAFLTAGDPMVATTHADLRIRAKQRGIESYIIHAPSIYSAISITGLHIYKFGKSATVAYPEKNWFPTSHYDVLKENKERGLHTLLFLDIKADQGRYMSANEAMRILLQIEEMKKEDVFTENTLAIVLARAGSLTPTLKAGYVKELIKEDFGKQPHVLIVPGKLHIVEAEYLVEFANAPKEILKDV; this is encoded by the coding sequence ATGGCAATTTATTTCATAGGACTTGGACTTTATGATGAAAAGGATATCACTCTTAAAGGTCTAGAAATAGCAAAGAAGTGTGAATTATTATTCGCAGAGTTTTACACCTCTCTTTTAGCAGGGACTACCATAGAAAAAATAGAGCAACAGATAGGAAAACCTATTAGAGTTCTAAATCGAGAGGATGTTGAACTAAACTTTGAAAAGATAGTTCTCAAGGAGGCCAAAGAAAAGAACGTTGCTTTTTTAACCGCTGGAGATCCAATGGTAGCCACTACACACGCGGATCTAAGGATAAGAGCAAAACAGAGGGGAATAGAAAGTTACATTATTCATGCCCCCTCAATATACTCAGCCATATCAATAACAGGGCTTCATATCTATAAATTTGGAAAAAGCGCTACTGTCGCATATCCAGAAAAAAATTGGTTTCCAACAAGCCACTATGATGTACTAAAAGAAAACAAAGAACGTGGGCTCCATACTCTCCTCTTTCTTGACATAAAGGCAGACCAAGGAAGGTATATGAGCGCAAATGAAGCTATGCGCATCCTTCTACAGATAGAAGAAATGAAGAAAGAGGATGTCTTCACTGAGAACACATTAGCGATCGTACTCGCTAGAGCAGGGTCACTAACTCCCACACTTAAGGCCGGATATGTAAAAGAACTGATAAAAGAAGATTTTGGAAAACAACCTCACGTATTAATAGTCCCAGGCAAGCTTCATATAGTAGAAGCAGAATATCTCGTGGAATTTGCCAACGCCCCAAAGGAAATATTGAAAGATGTTTAA
- a CDS encoding NADP-dependent malic enzyme — protein sequence MIDEEFRKRLAEHALGYHRNNFPGNGKIEIIPKVKVEDPYDLSLAYTPGVAEPCRAIVAGESYEDYTIIPNTVAVISDGSAVLGLGDIGGLAGMPVLEGKCVLFKVLAGVDAFPILIDTKEVDEIVNTVKLISRGFGGINLEDISAPRCFEIEEKLKRELDIPVFHDDQHGTAVVTLAGLINALKIVGKKFEDIKVVIKGAGAAGIAIAKILHHKGVKEIVMVDRKGVIYEGREGLNPYKREVARFNIYGIEGDLIDAIEGADVFIGVSVGESVNEEMIQKMSDDAIVFAMANPIPEIMPEKAKKAGARIVATGRSDYPNQINNVLGFPGIFRGALDVRAKEITLNMNIAAAEAIAKVVSDEELSEEYIIPTPLHPEVYPREARAVAEQAMKDGVARRKISGEWVEEYTRKLRAFYQHYIAPINRKRKKFG from the coding sequence ATGATTGATGAAGAATTTAGAAAAAGGCTTGCCGAACATGCTCTTGGATATCATAGGAATAATTTTCCAGGAAATGGTAAGATAGAAATTATCCCAAAGGTGAAAGTGGAGGATCCTTATGATCTCAGCTTGGCTTATACACCAGGGGTTGCTGAACCGTGTAGAGCTATTGTTGCTGGAGAGAGTTATGAGGATTATACTATAATTCCAAATACTGTAGCTGTTATTTCTGATGGTTCTGCAGTGCTGGGTCTTGGAGATATTGGTGGCTTGGCTGGAATGCCCGTTCTGGAGGGAAAATGTGTTCTTTTTAAAGTGTTAGCTGGAGTAGATGCTTTTCCAATACTAATAGACACTAAAGAAGTCGATGAGATTGTAAATACTGTAAAGTTGATTTCAAGAGGATTTGGAGGTATAAATCTTGAGGATATTTCTGCCCCTAGGTGTTTTGAAATTGAAGAAAAGTTAAAGAGGGAGTTGGATATTCCAGTTTTCCACGATGATCAGCATGGAACAGCAGTTGTTACTTTAGCGGGACTTATAAATGCATTAAAAATTGTTGGGAAAAAGTTTGAGGACATAAAAGTTGTCATAAAAGGAGCTGGTGCAGCAGGAATTGCAATAGCCAAAATCCTCCACCATAAGGGGGTTAAAGAAATAGTGATGGTAGACAGGAAGGGAGTAATTTATGAGGGCAGAGAAGGCTTAAATCCATACAAAAGAGAAGTGGCCAGATTTAACATATACGGCATAGAGGGAGATTTGATCGATGCCATTGAAGGAGCAGACGTTTTCATAGGAGTCAGTGTAGGAGAGAGTGTAAATGAAGAAATGATCCAAAAAATGAGCGATGATGCTATAGTTTTTGCAATGGCAAATCCAATTCCGGAGATCATGCCTGAAAAGGCCAAAAAAGCAGGTGCTAGGATAGTTGCTACTGGTAGAAGTGATTATCCTAACCAAATAAACAATGTTCTGGGATTTCCAGGGATATTCAGAGGAGCGTTGGACGTGAGAGCAAAGGAGATAACATTGAACATGAACATAGCAGCGGCGGAGGCAATAGCTAAAGTTGTTTCAGATGAGGAACTTTCTGAGGAATACATAATTCCTACTCCCCTGCACCCGGAAGTTTATCCAAGGGAAGCAAGAGCGGTTGCAGAGCAAGCCATGAAAGATGGAGTGGCGAGGAGGAAAATCAGCGGAGAATGGGTAGAAGAGTACACAAGAAAGCTGAGAGCCTTTTATCAACACTACATTGCCCCAATAAACAGAAAAAGAAAGAAATTTGGTTAA
- a CDS encoding NCS2 family permease, whose product MSWFEEYFEFTEYRTNMKTEVLAGITTFMTMAYILFVNPAILSDAIGKEAFNSLVAVTALAAGISTIIMGLYAKKPFALAPGMGLNAYFAYSVVIGMGYDWRVALAAVFVEGILFIVLSVTKVRSAIIHAIPLSQKYAVGAGIGLFLTFIGLNDVGLLTAFVDESGVLKFTGFNVSALATKPIMLFFFGLFLAGVLITLRIKGALLISIITTSILGWITGAAPWPDHIFSTPNISYTFLKLDLQGLLNVGAIGVVFAFFMVDFFDTLGTVTGLSAKAGFLTKEGKVPDAEKVLLTDAIGTTFGALLGTSTVTTYIESAAGIEEGGRTGMTALVTGLLFLAVGLFIAPLAQAIPAFATAPALVIVGYYMLSAIRGVDFDDASEAIPAFLVLITIPYTYSIADGIGMGFISYTILKLFSGRGKEIHPLMYILTLIFIGYFAYLGGVF is encoded by the coding sequence ATGTCGTGGTTCGAGGAGTATTTTGAGTTCACGGAGTATAGAACAAATATGAAAACCGAAGTGCTCGCCGGTATTACAACGTTTATGACTATGGCATACATACTCTTTGTAAACCCAGCTATATTGAGTGACGCAATAGGTAAGGAAGCATTTAACTCACTTGTAGCTGTTACAGCATTAGCAGCAGGAATATCCACAATAATAATGGGACTCTATGCAAAGAAACCTTTTGCATTAGCTCCAGGAATGGGCCTTAACGCTTATTTCGCATACAGCGTTGTTATTGGGATGGGTTATGATTGGAGAGTTGCCCTCGCAGCTGTTTTCGTTGAAGGTATACTTTTCATAGTACTAAGCGTGACAAAAGTAAGAAGTGCCATAATACATGCAATTCCCTTGAGTCAGAAGTATGCTGTTGGAGCAGGTATAGGTCTTTTCTTAACGTTTATAGGTCTCAACGATGTTGGCCTTTTAACGGCCTTTGTTGATGAAAGTGGTGTCTTAAAGTTCACTGGCTTTAACGTATCCGCACTTGCCACGAAGCCCATAATGCTATTCTTCTTTGGACTATTCCTCGCAGGAGTCCTTATCACCCTTAGAATTAAAGGAGCTTTGTTGATCTCAATCATCACCACTAGTATACTTGGATGGATAACTGGTGCCGCACCTTGGCCAGACCATATCTTTTCAACACCAAACATAAGCTACACCTTCTTAAAGCTTGATCTCCAGGGGCTTCTCAATGTGGGGGCTATTGGTGTAGTATTTGCCTTCTTTATGGTAGATTTCTTCGACACACTTGGAACAGTCACAGGATTGAGTGCCAAAGCAGGATTTCTAACAAAAGAAGGAAAAGTACCAGATGCTGAAAAGGTACTTTTAACTGATGCAATAGGTACGACTTTTGGAGCATTGCTTGGCACTTCAACGGTTACTACATACATAGAAAGTGCGGCTGGTATAGAAGAAGGTGGAAGAACAGGAATGACAGCCCTCGTTACAGGTCTTCTGTTCCTAGCAGTAGGGTTGTTCATAGCTCCACTTGCCCAAGCTATCCCTGCATTTGCAACAGCCCCAGCTCTTGTTATAGTGGGTTACTACATGCTAAGTGCAATAAGAGGAGTAGACTTTGACGATGCAAGTGAAGCTATTCCAGCATTCCTAGTACTCATAACCATACCTTACACTTACTCAATTGCAGATGGAATAGGAATGGGCTTCATAAGCTACACCATACTTAAGCTCTTCAGCGGCCGTGGAAAAGAAATACACCCACTCATGTACATATTAACCTTGATCTTCATAGGATACTTTGCATATTTAGGAGGGGTCTTCTGA
- a CDS encoding metal-dependent transcriptional regulator, protein MEISKREEEYLETMYILQKNKGIIRVKDISKKLGVRPPSVVDALKKLNEKGFIEYEKYDRILLTEKGVEVAKSTYQKHLLLMKFFTEILGIPPEIAEEDACQFEHYVHEITAERMKEFAKYIQEHCPYVLKQFLKESKEKS, encoded by the coding sequence GTGGAAATAAGTAAAAGGGAAGAGGAGTACTTGGAGACTATGTATATTCTTCAAAAGAATAAGGGGATAATTAGGGTAAAAGATATCTCAAAAAAACTCGGGGTAAGGCCCCCGAGTGTTGTTGATGCGCTCAAAAAGCTTAATGAGAAAGGATTTATTGAGTATGAGAAATATGATAGGATTTTACTAACTGAGAAGGGAGTAGAAGTTGCAAAATCTACCTACCAAAAGCATCTACTTTTAATGAAATTCTTTACCGAAATCCTTGGGATTCCCCCTGAGATAGCAGAAGAAGATGCATGCCAGTTTGAACATTATGTGCATGAAATAACAGCTGAGAGAATGAAAGAATTTGCCAAGTACATACAGGAGCACTGTCCTTATGTGCTTAAGCAATTTCTGAAGGAGTCTAAAGAAAAAAGTTGA
- a CDS encoding indolepyruvate oxidoreductase subunit beta codes for MEFNLIITGVGGQGGLTLSRIIGNAAMKEGYNVRIGETLGMSQRYGSVLSYLRFGEEVYSPLIEEGEADLMLALEPAEALRNARFLSGKSYAIVNAYPIHTATTLVGKEEYPDLDDIQKALKRICPVEMMNFQKEADKINPRTLGVLMLGYAYGRGLVPLRKESIIEGIRETLKAKLWEVNILALEKGIELAR; via the coding sequence ATGGAGTTCAATTTAATCATAACCGGTGTTGGTGGTCAAGGGGGGCTTACACTCTCAAGAATCATTGGAAATGCCGCAATGAAAGAGGGTTATAATGTCAGAATTGGTGAAACTCTTGGAATGAGCCAGAGGTATGGAAGCGTGCTTAGCTATCTTCGTTTTGGAGAAGAGGTTTATTCTCCTCTAATTGAAGAAGGAGAGGCTGATTTAATGCTGGCTCTTGAACCTGCGGAGGCCTTAAGAAATGCTCGCTTTTTAAGTGGAAAAAGTTATGCAATAGTCAACGCATATCCTATTCACACAGCCACCACTTTGGTCGGGAAAGAGGAATACCCAGATTTGGATGACATCCAGAAGGCCTTAAAAAGAATATGTCCTGTTGAAATGATGAATTTCCAAAAGGAGGCAGATAAAATTAATCCACGAACCCTTGGGGTTTTAATGCTTGGTTATGCTTACGGTAGAGGTTTGGTACCACTAAGGAAGGAAAGCATCATTGAGGGCATTAGAGAAACATTGAAGGCTAAGCTGTGGGAAGTTAATATTTTAGCCTTAGAGAAGGGTATTGAACTGGCTAGATAA
- a CDS encoding class I SAM-dependent methyltransferase: MGFEEYYQAFRAYTDIYSKEYQKRIEELEPYLLKFMEKKGKVLDLACGVGGFSFLLEEYGFDVIGVDISEKMIEKAKTYGNEKNSKVEFLIGDAMNLPFEGNTFDYVIFLGNTTTHFLPRELNKVFKEVRRILKKEGLFLINFIDMRELLSRIQMGTVIGEKYWINKVMIDKEEKTALIEYKSDEITFRVRFVIWGSTTVDLLARMYFTPIETIKLDELSYLNIYKKK; the protein is encoded by the coding sequence ATGGGATTTGAAGAATATTATCAGGCATTTAGGGCATATACTGATATTTACTCAAAGGAATACCAAAAGAGGATAGAAGAACTTGAGCCCTATTTACTCAAATTCATGGAGAAGAAAGGAAAAGTTCTAGATTTGGCTTGTGGAGTTGGAGGATTTTCATTTCTTCTTGAAGAGTATGGATTCGATGTAATCGGAGTGGATATCAGTGAAAAGATGATAGAGAAAGCCAAGACTTATGGAAACGAAAAGAACTCTAAAGTCGAATTCCTTATTGGGGATGCTATGAATCTTCCCTTTGAAGGTAATACATTTGACTATGTAATATTTCTTGGAAACACAACGACACATTTTTTACCAAGAGAACTAAATAAGGTCTTCAAAGAAGTAAGGAGGATCCTTAAAAAGGAAGGGCTCTTTTTAATAAACTTTATAGATATGAGAGAGCTACTCTCTCGAATCCAGATGGGAACTGTCATAGGAGAAAAATATTGGATTAATAAAGTCATGATAGATAAAGAAGAGAAAACCGCCTTGATAGAATACAAAAGTGATGAAATCACTTTTCGAGTCAGATTTGTTATTTGGGGAAGTACAACTGTAGACCTACTTGCAAGAATGTATTTTACTCCAATAGAGACCATTAAACTTGATGAACTTTCATATCTAAACATCTATAAGAAAAAATAA
- the lysS gene encoding lysine--tRNA ligase encodes MVHWADYMAEKIIREKGDKESYVVESGITPSGYVHIGNFRELFTTYIVGHALKDRGKKVRHIHMWDDYDRFRKVPKNVPKEWQEYLTMPVSEVPDPWGCHESYADHFRELFEEEVEKLGIAVDFLRASELYKSGEYANDVRIALEKRDKIMEILNKFRDMAKQPHLPEDWQPVQIYCPKCRKEAQFVEWDGEWKIKYRCMHCESEDVTDIRDGNVKLRWRVDWPMRWAHFNVDFEPAGKDHLAAGSGYETGIEIIKAVYGKEPPMPLMYEFVGIKGQKGKMSGSKGNVILLSDLYEVLEPGVIRFLYARHRPNKEIKIDLELGLLNLYDEFDKVERLYFGMEEAKNPEEGEELKRTYELSMPSIPERLIAQAPFRFLVVLVQMPHLDEDKIINVLKEQGHIPTDLRREDLERIKLRIKLAKNWVEKYAPEGVKFELQEKLPTVEMSEDIKEALEELAEWIERKERFTVDELNTVIFDAAKKRGIPSKKYFKVLYSLFIGKERGPRLAPFLASLDREFVIKRLRLES; translated from the coding sequence ATGGTTCATTGGGCTGATTATATGGCTGAGAAAATTATTCGAGAAAAGGGGGATAAAGAGTCCTATGTAGTTGAGAGTGGAATCACTCCTAGTGGTTATGTCCACATAGGGAACTTTAGGGAGCTTTTCACCACTTACATAGTGGGTCACGCTTTAAAAGACAGAGGGAAAAAGGTTAGACATATTCACATGTGGGATGATTATGATAGGTTTAGAAAAGTCCCGAAAAATGTTCCCAAGGAATGGCAAGAGTATCTCACAATGCCTGTAAGTGAAGTTCCTGATCCTTGGGGATGCCATGAGAGTTATGCTGATCACTTTAGAGAGCTCTTTGAAGAAGAAGTAGAAAAGTTAGGCATTGCTGTGGATTTCCTAAGAGCGAGCGAACTCTACAAAAGTGGAGAATACGCTAATGATGTGAGGATAGCCCTTGAAAAGAGAGACAAGATTATGGAGATCTTAAATAAGTTTAGAGACATGGCAAAACAGCCTCATTTGCCTGAAGATTGGCAACCAGTTCAAATTTATTGTCCTAAATGCCGCAAAGAGGCTCAATTTGTCGAATGGGATGGCGAATGGAAAATAAAGTATAGATGCATGCATTGTGAAAGTGAAGATGTTACAGACATCAGAGACGGGAATGTTAAGCTCAGATGGAGAGTAGACTGGCCCATGAGATGGGCTCACTTTAATGTGGATTTTGAACCAGCTGGAAAGGACCACTTAGCAGCGGGTTCAGGGTATGAAACGGGTATTGAGATAATAAAGGCAGTTTATGGAAAGGAACCTCCGATGCCGCTCATGTATGAGTTTGTAGGCATAAAAGGGCAAAAAGGCAAGATGAGTGGATCCAAGGGGAACGTTATATTGCTGAGTGACCTTTATGAAGTTCTCGAGCCTGGGGTAATAAGGTTCCTCTATGCAAGACATAGGCCGAACAAGGAGATAAAAATTGACCTCGAATTAGGCCTGTTAAACCTTTATGATGAATTTGATAAGGTTGAGAGGCTGTATTTTGGAATGGAAGAGGCTAAAAACCCTGAAGAAGGGGAAGAGCTTAAGAGGACTTATGAACTTTCAATGCCCTCTATTCCAGAGCGATTAATAGCGCAAGCGCCTTTTAGATTCCTCGTAGTGCTAGTGCAGATGCCTCACTTGGACGAGGATAAAATAATAAACGTGCTAAAGGAGCAGGGCCATATCCCAACTGACCTAAGAAGAGAAGATCTAGAGAGAATAAAATTGAGGATAAAGCTTGCTAAAAACTGGGTAGAGAAATATGCTCCCGAAGGAGTTAAATTTGAACTCCAGGAAAAACTGCCCACAGTGGAGATGAGTGAGGACATCAAAGAAGCTCTGGAAGAACTCGCAGAATGGATTGAGAGGAAGGAAAGATTTACAGTCGATGAGTTAAACACAGTTATCTTCGATGCTGCTAAAAAACGGGGAATTCCAAGTAAAAAATACTTTAAAGTGCTTTATAGTTTGTTTATAGGTAAAGAAAGAGGTCCAAGATTAGCTCCATTCTTGGCTTCACTGGACAGGGAATTTGTCATTAAGAGGCTTAGACTCGAGTCTTAG
- a CDS encoding DUF366 family protein: MELLIVRDKRIDYDGSAIKSHWAYRNFGVLGNSIVIFRGKCNVKVEEMIDIEDLRQKKEIKSDDMVHYIIEVFEVPNVFLASVLQKLFIVKLCEVLEAYGIKTSRRGDDIYVNEKKLNISIATISPVSIKVHIGINVEAKGVPEEVTAIGLKELGISNVEEFMEASGKALVEEFLKAKKDSLKVRWAE, from the coding sequence ATGGAACTTTTGATAGTTAGGGATAAAAGGATTGATTATGATGGCTCTGCCATAAAAAGTCACTGGGCATACAGGAACTTTGGAGTTCTAGGGAATTCAATAGTCATTTTCAGAGGGAAATGTAATGTCAAAGTTGAAGAAATGATCGATATTGAGGATCTCCGTCAGAAAAAGGAGATAAAAAGTGATGACATGGTTCATTATATAATAGAGGTTTTTGAGGTTCCAAATGTTTTCTTAGCGTCAGTCCTTCAAAAGCTCTTTATAGTAAAGCTCTGTGAAGTTTTGGAAGCATACGGAATAAAAACTTCCAGACGCGGCGATGACATTTACGTTAATGAGAAAAAACTTAACATCTCTATTGCTACAATCTCTCCGGTGAGTATTAAAGTTCACATAGGGATAAACGTGGAAGCAAAAGGAGTTCCAGAAGAAGTTACTGCAATAGGTCTAAAAGAGCTTGGAATAAGTAACGTTGAGGAATTCATGGAAGCAAGTGGAAAAGCACTAGTGGAAGAATTCTTAAAGGCCAAAAAAGATAGTCTAAAAGTTAGATGGGCTGAATAG
- a CDS encoding magnesium-dependent phosphatase-1, producing MKLLILDLDGTLWDHYDASRLVPPFKVNGNELVDSYGNKLRLFEGVIEFLRWAKDRFLLSIASWNVEELVRPILEEFGIWHYFVFPKIENHPNKADMILRTLKQLQTIGYEIDEVIYVDDRTLHLEEVKKAIPEIKFVHMWRDVKNFEELKFYLIERS from the coding sequence ATGAAATTGTTGATTCTAGACCTTGATGGTACTTTGTGGGATCACTATGATGCATCTAGGTTGGTCCCTCCATTTAAAGTCAATGGGAATGAATTAGTTGACTCCTATGGAAATAAATTGAGACTTTTTGAGGGAGTTATAGAGTTTTTAAGATGGGCAAAAGACAGATTTCTCTTGAGTATTGCAAGCTGGAATGTAGAAGAATTGGTTCGACCTATTCTTGAAGAGTTTGGTATTTGGCATTACTTTGTTTTTCCTAAAATTGAAAACCATCCAAATAAAGCCGACATGATACTTAGGACTCTCAAACAACTTCAAACCATTGGATATGAGATAGATGAAGTAATCTATGTTGACGATAGAACTCTTCATCTAGAAGAAGTTAAAAAGGCAATTCCAGAGATAAAGTTTGTTCATATGTGGAGAGATGTAAAAAATTTTGAAGAACTTAAATTCTACCTCATAGAAAGAAGTTGA